In the Clostridium sp. 'White wine YQ' genome, TAGAGCTCAGATAAGTAAATTACTTTTATTGGGATTAAAACCAACTCATTTAGATGCTCATCATCATTTTTTTGTTATAAATAAGGAACTTACGGATATAGTTATAAAGCTAGCAAAAGAGATGAATATACCTCTTAGATGTGTATATTCAAAAGATTATGAGTATTATATTGAAAAAGGTGTTAAAACAACAAATAATACCTCGATAGATTTTTATGGGGACAAGACAACAAAAGAATTTTTAATTAAATTATTCGAGGATGCTGATGAGGATGAAACCTTAGAGATAATGTGCCATCCAGCTTATGTAGATGAAGACTTAATTAAGGCAACTTCCTATAATACAAACAGAGCTAAAGAGTTTGAAGTATTAACTTCCAG is a window encoding:
- a CDS encoding carbohydrate deacetylase, which codes for MKKVIINADDFGITKGVSLGILDSMEQGIVTETTAMANGLYIEEALKEAEKRGINNIGIHLTLSWGKPILPKEEVSSIVDETGNFYRRIENVKKPNFVEVEKELRAQISKLLLLGLKPTHLDAHHHFFVINKELTDIVIKLAKEMNIPLRCVYSKDYEYYIEKGVKTTNNTSIDFYGDKTTKEFLIKLFEDADEDETLEIMCHPAYVDEDLIKATSYNTNRAKEFEVLTSSSMIEYIKNNDIKLIGFNEI